A portion of the Macaca mulatta isolate MMU2019108-1 chromosome 4, T2T-MMU8v2.0, whole genome shotgun sequence genome contains these proteins:
- the SF3B5 gene encoding splicing factor 3B subunit 5: MTDRYTIHSQLEHLQSKYIGTGHADTTKWEWLVNQHRDSYCSYMGHFDLLNYFAIAENESKARVRFNLMEKMLQPCGPPADKPEEN; the protein is encoded by the coding sequence ATGACGGACCGCTACACCATCCACAGCCAGCTGGAGCACCTGCAGTCCAAGTACATCGGCACGGGCCACGCCGACACCACCAAGTGGGAGTGGCTGGTGAACCAACACCGCGACTCGTACTGCTCCTACATGGGCCACTTCGACCTTCTCAACTACTTCGCCATTGCAGAGAATGAGAGCAAAGCGCGAGTCCGCTTCAATTTGATGGAGAAGATGCTTCAGCCTTGTGGACCGCCAGCCGACAAGCCCGAGGAgaactga